From the Senegalimassilia faecalis genome, one window contains:
- a CDS encoding ATP-binding protein: protein MSSSLVPRPFYDSTIDSLLGTPEIKVLVGVRRCGKSSLLELLSKRLERKGVKAGNIVHLKLDSYDVPLNPDEAWLYETLTASLASADASQTAYVLLDEVQEVEHWENVVRRVNTRPDTQVFITGSNAKVLSGELATLLSGRYVEIPVFPLSYSEYSAFAQAHRWPVTSEDEIFQRYLTYGGMPALFERPFDDRDSIQKALSAIFDSIILKDIVAREGVQDVDLLSKLIRYVFSTSGNLFSTKRVVDALTSSGRRASQETIDNYLAALKTAKILEECEQVGIAGKSVLRPKRKFYAVDNGLRNLSIGFNKTRDVGFQLEAVVFNELVRRGWQVHVGCMPGKEVDFVASRNDQKVYLQVSQSVLDEGTYQREIAPLEAISDAFPKVLLVADRWRLGTTESGIEIKSVLDWLKG from the coding sequence ATGTCATCTTCTCTCGTTCCAAGGCCGTTTTACGACTCCACTATCGATTCCCTTCTCGGCACACCGGAAATCAAGGTGCTCGTTGGGGTTCGAAGGTGCGGCAAATCGTCGCTGCTTGAGCTGCTGTCCAAGCGCCTTGAGCGCAAGGGGGTCAAGGCCGGCAACATCGTTCACCTGAAGCTCGATAGCTACGATGTTCCCCTCAACCCCGACGAAGCCTGGCTGTACGAAACGCTGACCGCCAGCTTGGCCAGCGCCGACGCTTCGCAAACTGCATACGTACTTCTTGACGAGGTTCAAGAGGTCGAACACTGGGAAAACGTGGTGCGCCGCGTCAACACCCGCCCCGATACGCAGGTGTTCATCACGGGCTCGAACGCCAAAGTTTTGTCTGGCGAGCTAGCCACCTTGCTTTCGGGACGCTATGTCGAAATCCCCGTCTTCCCGCTCAGCTATTCGGAGTACTCAGCATTCGCCCAAGCGCATCGCTGGCCCGTGACCAGCGAAGACGAGATTTTTCAGCGATACTTGACCTACGGCGGCATGCCGGCCCTGTTCGAGCGCCCTTTCGACGATCGCGACTCTATCCAGAAAGCGCTTTCTGCAATCTTCGATTCGATCATCCTGAAGGACATCGTGGCGCGCGAAGGGGTGCAGGACGTGGACCTGCTGTCCAAGCTCATTCGCTACGTGTTCTCAACCTCGGGTAACCTCTTTTCGACCAAACGCGTCGTCGATGCGCTAACCTCTTCGGGCCGGCGCGCTTCGCAGGAGACAATCGACAACTACTTGGCCGCGCTTAAAACCGCAAAGATTTTGGAGGAATGCGAGCAGGTCGGAATCGCAGGCAAATCGGTACTGCGCCCGAAGCGCAAGTTTTACGCCGTCGACAACGGGCTTAGGAATCTATCTATCGGGTTCAACAAAACGCGCGACGTCGGCTTCCAACTTGAAGCGGTCGTCTTCAACGAGCTCGTACGCAGAGGTTGGCAGGTTCATGTCGGCTGCATGCCTGGTAAAGAAGTCGATTTTGTCGCCTCGCGAAATGATCAAAAGGTATATTTACAGGTTTCCCAGTCCGTCTTAGACGAGGGAACCTATCAACGCGAAATCGCTCCCCTAGAGGCCATATCAGACGCATTCCCCAAAGTGCTGCTTGTCGCCGACCGCTGGAGGCTAGGAACCACCGAAAGCGGGATAGAAATCAAATCGGTACTCGATTGGTTAAAAGGCTAA
- a CDS encoding LexA family protein — protein MNRKPRQNNGPIAANISAIRTDLGLSQEQFAEAIGTSQTTISAWENGQDPRRSNIEQLLERFPQYSLEDIYGVETGFAKTLGRPAPRRVPCAPLFGSIAGGSPIEMLPVTEYVEIPASLLARYPHAFYLRISGESMNRVIPNGSFALIDPSQQELIDGQLYALRVNGSDATIKRVRVTLTTVTLVPESFSPSFEPAEFERVAAHESIESIGRVVWFCAPLPRQQ, from the coding sequence ATGAATAGGAAACCTCGACAAAACAACGGACCCATTGCCGCGAACATCAGCGCTATTCGAACCGACCTCGGGCTGTCGCAAGAGCAGTTCGCCGAAGCTATCGGCACAAGCCAAACCACCATTTCTGCCTGGGAAAACGGGCAAGATCCCCGCAGGTCGAATATCGAACAGCTCCTTGAACGCTTCCCGCAATATTCGCTTGAAGACATCTACGGCGTGGAAACCGGGTTCGCCAAGACGTTAGGGCGCCCGGCGCCCAGGCGCGTTCCCTGCGCCCCGCTTTTCGGCAGTATCGCGGGCGGGTCCCCTATCGAAATGCTCCCGGTAACCGAGTACGTCGAGATCCCCGCAAGCTTGCTGGCCCGCTATCCGCACGCCTTCTACCTGCGCATTAGCGGCGAATCCATGAACCGGGTCATTCCCAACGGAAGCTTCGCGCTTATCGACCCATCCCAGCAGGAGCTGATCGACGGACAGCTCTACGCGCTTCGCGTTAACGGCAGCGACGCCACCATCAAGCGAGTTCGCGTCACTCTCACAACGGTGACGCTTGTACCGGAATCGTTCAGCCCAAGCTTTGAGCCCGCAGAATTCGAACGCGTTGCCGCCCACGAATCAATCGAGTCGATCGGCCGGGTTGTCTGGTTCTGCGCTCCGCTTCCGCGTCAGCAATAA
- the hcp gene encoding hydroxylamine reductase, whose amino-acid sequence MTDGNMFCFQCEQTAGCTACTGAAGVCGKTADVARLQDELTGALVALARSENGGKGDSESDGLMLEGMFACVSNVSFDPEAIAALERRVRAKAVALGEFDLYDMGLLWGAQEDIRSLKSLLLFGMRGVAAYAYHAQMLGKSDPAVTAFLYEGMRAVGSDLGMDELLPLVLKCGEVNLAAMAALEDANISAYGKPEPATVELKVEAGPFIVVTGHDLHDLKQLLEQTEGRGVNVYTHGEMLPANAYPALRKYPHLKGNYGTAWHNQRKEFKDLPAPILWTTNCLLKPDESYADRVFTTGPVSFPGAHVVEAGEDGAKDFSALIDKALELGGWAADRAFAGINGGTSVTTGFGYDTVMSVASAVIDAVKSGDIKRFILLAGCDGMRKERSYYTDFAKLAPSDSVILTLACGKYRFNDLDLGSIAGIPRLLDVGQCNDAYGAIKIALALADAFGCGVNDLPLSMVLSWYEQKAVCILLTLLHLGIKGIYLGPTLPAFVSPGVLQVLVDNYGIRPISTPEADLAQIMG is encoded by the coding sequence ATGACTGACGGGAACATGTTCTGCTTCCAATGCGAGCAGACGGCGGGATGCACCGCCTGCACCGGAGCCGCCGGCGTATGCGGCAAGACCGCCGATGTGGCTCGATTGCAAGACGAGCTGACCGGGGCATTGGTCGCCCTGGCCCGATCGGAGAACGGCGGAAAGGGGGATTCCGAGTCCGACGGGCTTATGCTGGAGGGTATGTTCGCCTGCGTGAGCAACGTCAGCTTCGACCCCGAGGCCATCGCCGCCCTTGAGCGCCGCGTTCGCGCTAAGGCTGTCGCCCTGGGCGAATTCGACCTGTACGACATGGGCTTGCTGTGGGGCGCGCAGGAGGATATCCGCAGCCTGAAGAGCTTGCTGCTCTTCGGCATGCGCGGCGTGGCGGCGTATGCCTATCATGCGCAGATGCTGGGGAAGTCGGACCCTGCTGTGACGGCGTTCCTGTATGAGGGCATGCGGGCTGTCGGCTCCGACCTGGGCATGGACGAGCTGCTGCCTTTGGTTCTCAAATGCGGCGAGGTCAACTTGGCCGCCATGGCCGCTTTGGAGGACGCGAACATCTCCGCCTACGGCAAACCCGAGCCGGCGACGGTTGAGCTCAAGGTCGAGGCGGGCCCATTCATCGTGGTCACCGGCCATGACCTGCACGACCTCAAGCAGCTTTTGGAGCAGACCGAAGGCCGCGGCGTGAACGTGTACACCCACGGCGAGATGCTGCCTGCAAACGCCTATCCCGCGCTGCGCAAGTATCCGCACCTGAAAGGCAACTACGGCACCGCATGGCACAACCAGCGCAAGGAGTTCAAGGACCTTCCCGCGCCGATCTTGTGGACTACCAATTGCTTGTTGAAGCCGGACGAGTCGTATGCCGACCGCGTGTTCACCACCGGCCCCGTGAGCTTCCCGGGCGCGCATGTCGTCGAGGCGGGCGAAGACGGCGCCAAGGACTTCTCGGCGCTTATCGATAAGGCGCTGGAGCTGGGCGGCTGGGCCGCTGATCGAGCCTTTGCCGGCATCAACGGCGGCACCAGCGTCACCACCGGATTCGGCTACGACACCGTGATGAGCGTCGCCTCCGCCGTCATCGATGCGGTCAAGTCCGGCGACATCAAGCGTTTCATCCTGCTTGCGGGCTGCGACGGCATGCGTAAGGAGCGCAGCTACTACACCGACTTCGCCAAGCTCGCCCCCTCCGACTCCGTCATCTTGACCCTTGCCTGCGGCAAGTATCGCTTCAACGATCTGGACCTGGGCAGCATCGCCGGCATTCCGCGCCTGCTGGACGTCGGCCAGTGCAACGACGCCTACGGCGCGATCAAGATCGCGCTCGCGCTTGCGGATGCCTTCGGCTGCGGCGTGAACGACCTGCCGCTTTCCATGGTGCTCTCGTGGTACGAGCAGAAGGCGGTGTGCATCCTGCTCACGCTGCTGCACCTGGGCATCAAGGGCATCTACTTGGGCCCCACGCTTCCGGCGTTCGTGAGCCCCGGCGTGCTGCAGGTGCTGGTGGACAACTACGGCATTCGCCCCATATCCACTCCCGAGGCCGACCTTGCCCAGATCATGGGCTAG
- the thrH gene encoding bifunctional phosphoserine phosphatase/homoserine phosphotransferase ThrH produces MGMNVVCLDLEGVLAPEIWVAFAEAAGVPDLMRTTRDEPDYDKLMQFRLDVLRRNGLGLPQIQEVIAGIDPVPGAKEFLDDLRATTQVIIISDTFEQFAQPIMEKLGWPTIFCNTLEVADDGTITGYKMRCDQTKLTTVRALHSCGFDTIASGDSYNDLGMIKASKAGFLFRSTTAIKIEHPEIPAYETFEDLSCAIKAAL; encoded by the coding sequence ATGGGAATGAACGTTGTGTGCCTGGACCTGGAAGGTGTGCTAGCGCCCGAGATTTGGGTTGCGTTTGCGGAAGCGGCCGGCGTGCCCGATTTGATGCGCACCACGCGCGACGAGCCTGATTACGACAAGCTTATGCAGTTCCGCCTTGACGTGCTGCGTCGCAACGGCCTGGGCCTGCCGCAGATCCAGGAAGTTATTGCCGGTATCGACCCGGTGCCCGGCGCGAAGGAGTTCCTGGACGATCTGCGCGCCACCACGCAGGTGATCATCATCAGCGACACGTTCGAGCAGTTCGCCCAGCCCATCATGGAGAAGCTCGGCTGGCCCACCATCTTCTGCAACACGTTGGAAGTTGCCGACGACGGCACCATCACCGGCTATAAGATGCGTTGCGACCAGACGAAGCTGACCACGGTGCGCGCGCTGCATTCGTGCGGGTTCGACACCATCGCTTCGGGCGATAGCTACAACGACTTAGGGATGATCAAGGCGTCGAAGGCGGGCTTCTTGTTCCGCAGCACCACGGCCATCAAGATCGAGCATCCGGAAATTCCGGCGTACGAAACGTTTGAGGACCTGTCGTGCGCCATCAAAGCGGCGCTGTAG
- a CDS encoding Crp/Fnr family transcriptional regulator: MFDIPTSSSMLFAGITQAEANLMLLCLGATRKAFSREERIMRAGQPTEYLGVVLSGRVRIEVSDAWGETTILDMLEPGSLFAHGYACSMEPLDIDVLADSTCEVMLLKAERIIHPCPKQCGCHAHISSNLMRALALSNLDMNRRAIAMTPKTIRGKILAFLSQQQKKAGTRAFAIPYSQTKLASYLSVDRSALSNELSKLRREGVSTTKAARTGSCSARRRFSATLLPMPQANGETALDRVIASLTDNATSPKRQGYGEAPATRGVALLSAHPLDMEGD; encoded by the coding sequence ATGTTTGATATCCCCACATCTTCTTCAATGCTTTTCGCCGGCATAACCCAGGCCGAAGCGAACCTGATGCTGCTTTGCCTTGGGGCGACAAGAAAGGCTTTCAGCCGGGAGGAGCGGATCATGCGCGCCGGCCAGCCCACCGAATACCTCGGCGTCGTCCTGTCCGGGCGCGTGCGGATCGAGGTCTCGGACGCCTGGGGCGAGACGACGATCCTGGATATGCTAGAGCCCGGATCGCTTTTCGCCCACGGATACGCCTGCAGCATGGAACCCCTTGACATCGACGTGCTGGCCGATTCGACCTGCGAGGTGATGCTGCTCAAAGCAGAACGGATCATCCACCCTTGCCCCAAGCAGTGCGGCTGCCACGCGCACATCTCCTCGAACCTCATGCGCGCCTTGGCGCTAAGCAACCTTGACATGAACCGCCGCGCCATCGCCATGACCCCCAAAACCATACGGGGCAAGATCCTCGCCTTCCTCTCGCAACAGCAGAAAAAGGCCGGCACCCGCGCCTTCGCCATCCCCTACAGCCAAACCAAGCTGGCAAGCTACCTCAGCGTCGACCGCAGTGCGCTGTCGAACGAGCTGTCGAAGCTGCGCAGGGAAGGCGTCTCGACTACGAAGGCCGCACGTACCGGCTCCTGTAGCGCGCGCAGGCGATTCTCTGCCACGTTGCTGCCAATGCCGCAAGCGAACGGGGAAACGGCACTCGATAGGGTAATCGCGTCGCTGACAGATAACGCTACGTCCCCAAAGCGTCAGGGTTATGGCGAAGCGCCGGCAACCCGCGGCGTTGCGCTATTATCTGCTCATCCGCTCGATATGGAAGGGGACTAA
- a CDS encoding response regulator transcription factor, whose translation MARLFIVEDDASLRENLVRMLKLKGHECLCCGSFANAAAEALAACPDCILLDLSLPGAYGHEVCRSIRQESNVPIIVLTSSDSEFDEVMSMNVGADDYVVKPYRPAALLARIDRALTRSGSADPARGLLEHDGVSLDPVRAEVSYRGESVELSRNELLILRILMENAGSIISRSELMDELWQTDAFVDDNTLTVNVNRLRRSLQSAGVPEDFITTRRGLGYVVR comes from the coding sequence ATGGCGCGGTTGTTCATTGTCGAGGACGATGCCTCCTTGCGGGAAAATCTTGTGCGCATGCTCAAACTAAAGGGGCACGAATGCCTTTGCTGCGGCTCGTTCGCGAACGCCGCGGCCGAGGCTTTGGCCGCATGCCCTGATTGCATCCTGCTCGATCTTTCGCTCCCCGGCGCGTACGGCCACGAGGTTTGCCGCTCCATCCGCCAGGAAAGCAACGTCCCCATCATCGTCCTGACCTCCTCCGATAGCGAGTTCGACGAGGTCATGAGCATGAACGTCGGCGCGGACGACTACGTGGTCAAGCCCTATCGCCCCGCCGCGCTGCTCGCCCGCATCGACCGCGCGCTTACGCGCAGCGGATCTGCCGACCCGGCGCGCGGGCTGCTTGAGCACGACGGCGTCTCGCTCGACCCCGTGCGGGCCGAGGTCTCGTATCGCGGCGAAAGCGTGGAGCTGTCGCGCAACGAGCTGCTGATCTTGCGCATCCTCATGGAGAACGCAGGCTCCATCATCTCGCGCAGCGAGCTGATGGACGAGCTGTGGCAAACCGATGCGTTCGTCGACGACAACACGCTCACGGTGAACGTGAACCGCCTGCGCCGCAGCTTGCAATCCGCTGGCGTGCCCGAGGATTTCATCACCACCCGCCGCGGCCTGGGCTACGTGGTCCGATGA
- a CDS encoding FtsX-like permease family protein has product MLMKLALRNVRRSMRDYAVYFVTLTLGVAVFYAFNAIEDSRVLFEAQEGAANVFLASGASIFDILAQIMTYFSVVVAVVLGFLVLYANRFVVRARKKEFGTYLLLGMSPRQVSSVVLMETLTVGVIALLVGLGLGFLISQAIAFATAGLIGVAISDYHLLFSARSAQLTLGCFALIFVIVALFNAVQISRCKLSTLLSANSRNERMPVRNPIVCLIVFVLSCLILAKAYSELNLDGLVYFGEHFRTATALMLVGTLGLFWSASGFFILLIQRLRGVYFKRLAMFTMRQIAAKVNTAFVSLWTVSILLFFSIVVFSTGFSLATVFADQLEENTQFDASIRASLMSLDTSDMEAVPAEQYGGEEEKAAAIEEAEAQRNEIHRLWQENDGSTAAYFKSLIPDWEERVTGSAQVDTWLANDLTNKQLVENCGFTLDQIGSSEDSSMADEGVQYVSLSQFNAARQLAGEKPIELAANEYLVDNTVDKSADYAKVLGKKGRTITVDGHALTASGQVVSQSLQVSSMSCLIAVLVVPDELAADRFAAGDLPYLSELNVNLASDSQEQAMKDLMAEYGKAAPPSEYLAEIGWTYDSSAWPVSYYDTSESIIADSMGIKLLLVYLALYIGFVFLMTTAAVLSVQQLSEVADSIPRYRLLAQLGCDRAMVLRSLRTQIGIYFVAPLLVAGCHAACTISVLYKNLLSLWGSSAVAGTLAVGISLVVAVYAIYLASTYLVARSAVVSGAGKKLLA; this is encoded by the coding sequence ATGTTGATGAAACTTGCCTTGCGCAACGTGCGCCGCAGCATGCGCGATTACGCCGTGTATTTCGTCACGCTTACTTTGGGTGTGGCGGTGTTCTACGCCTTCAACGCCATCGAGGACTCGCGCGTGCTCTTCGAGGCGCAGGAAGGCGCCGCAAATGTGTTCCTGGCATCCGGCGCGAGCATTTTCGACATCCTCGCGCAGATCATGACCTATTTCAGCGTCGTCGTCGCCGTGGTTTTGGGCTTTTTGGTCCTGTACGCCAACCGATTCGTGGTCCGGGCGCGCAAGAAGGAATTCGGCACGTATCTGCTGCTAGGCATGAGCCCGCGTCAGGTTTCCTCGGTGGTGTTGATGGAAACGCTGACCGTCGGCGTGATCGCGCTGCTGGTGGGTCTTGGGCTGGGCTTCTTGATTTCCCAGGCGATCGCCTTCGCCACGGCAGGCCTCATCGGCGTGGCCATCAGCGACTATCATCTGCTGTTCAGCGCCCGTTCCGCGCAGCTGACCTTGGGCTGCTTCGCGCTCATCTTCGTCATAGTCGCCTTGTTCAACGCCGTGCAGATTTCGCGCTGCAAGCTTTCCACGCTGCTTTCAGCCAACTCCCGCAACGAGCGCATGCCCGTGCGCAACCCCATTGTCTGCCTCATCGTGTTCGTGCTGTCGTGCCTGATTCTGGCGAAGGCGTACTCCGAGCTCAACCTCGACGGTCTCGTTTACTTCGGCGAGCACTTCCGCACCGCAACCGCGCTGATGCTCGTCGGCACGTTGGGTCTGTTCTGGTCGGCATCCGGCTTCTTCATCCTGCTGATCCAACGCCTGCGCGGCGTGTACTTCAAGAGGCTGGCCATGTTCACCATGCGTCAAATCGCTGCGAAGGTGAACACCGCGTTCGTGTCGTTATGGACGGTCAGCATCCTTCTGTTCTTCAGCATCGTCGTGTTCTCAACGGGCTTCAGCCTGGCGACGGTCTTCGCCGATCAGCTAGAGGAGAACACCCAGTTCGACGCATCCATCCGCGCAAGCTTGATGTCGCTCGACACCTCCGATATGGAAGCGGTACCAGCCGAGCAGTACGGTGGGGAAGAGGAGAAGGCAGCCGCGATCGAGGAAGCCGAAGCCCAGCGCAACGAGATTCACAGGCTATGGCAAGAGAACGACGGCTCCACCGCTGCGTACTTCAAGTCGCTCATCCCCGATTGGGAAGAACGCGTGACCGGCTCGGCTCAGGTGGACACCTGGCTCGCGAACGATCTGACGAACAAGCAGCTCGTTGAAAACTGTGGCTTCACGCTTGACCAGATCGGTTCCAGCGAGGACTCCAGCATGGCCGACGAGGGCGTGCAGTATGTATCGTTGTCGCAGTTCAACGCCGCGCGCCAGCTTGCGGGAGAAAAGCCGATCGAGCTTGCCGCAAACGAGTACCTAGTCGACAATACGGTCGATAAATCGGCCGACTATGCGAAGGTTCTTGGCAAAAAGGGACGCACGATCACCGTCGATGGTCACGCCCTGACCGCTTCCGGGCAGGTTGTTTCCCAATCTCTCCAGGTAAGCAGTATGAGTTGCCTGATCGCCGTTTTGGTGGTCCCCGATGAATTAGCGGCCGATAGGTTTGCCGCGGGCGATCTGCCGTATTTAAGCGAGCTGAACGTCAACCTGGCAAGCGATTCGCAAGAGCAGGCCATGAAAGATTTGATGGCCGAATACGGGAAGGCGGCACCGCCAAGCGAATACCTTGCCGAAATAGGCTGGACATACGATTCCAGCGCATGGCCGGTGTCCTATTACGACACGAGTGAAAGCATTATCGCCGACAGCATGGGGATTAAGCTGCTCTTGGTCTACCTGGCTCTTTACATCGGCTTCGTCTTCCTCATGACTACAGCAGCGGTTCTTTCCGTCCAGCAGCTATCCGAGGTGGCAGACAGCATCCCTCGCTACCGCCTGCTGGCCCAGCTGGGATGCGACAGGGCCATGGTGCTGCGAAGCCTGCGCACGCAGATCGGCATCTACTTCGTGGCTCCGCTTCTAGTTGCGGGTTGCCACGCCGCATGCACGATCAGCGTTCTGTACAAGAACCTGCTATCGCTTTGGGGCTCTTCGGCGGTTGCCGGCACGCTTGCCGTCGGTATCTCGCTGGTAGTTGCGGTGTATGCGATCTACCTAGCCTCAACGTATCTGGTCGCGCGTTCGGCAGTCGTTTCCGGCGCAGGCAAGAAGCTGCTTGCGTAA
- a CDS encoding ABC transporter ATP-binding protein — MTMVTATPPAGISNAGAPDDRNVLLSVRDVRKVYGSREAVTRALDDVSFDIAQGEFVGVMGPSGSGKSTLLNCISTIDTVTSGNIILNGLDITQLRSRQLSKFRRDDLGFIFQDANLLDTLTGFENIALALTIKGEKADAVRTKVDSTANMLGVTDVLRKYPRQMSGGQRQRVAAARAIVADPKLVLADEPTGALDSRNAAVLLETLEVLNAKLHATIMMVTHDAVAASYADRILFIKDGKLFNELRRGDDARTDFYRRILEVQAFLSGKQGDSPAVGFAPSHTADPRN; from the coding sequence ATGACCATGGTTACCGCAACCCCTCCGGCGGGTATCTCGAACGCAGGCGCGCCCGACGACCGCAACGTCCTGCTCTCCGTGCGCGACGTTCGGAAGGTCTACGGCTCGCGCGAAGCCGTCACGCGCGCGCTCGACGACGTGTCGTTCGATATTGCGCAAGGCGAGTTCGTCGGCGTGATGGGCCCGTCGGGCTCGGGCAAGAGCACGCTTTTGAACTGCATTTCCACCATCGACACCGTGACCAGCGGCAACATTATCCTGAACGGGCTTGACATCACGCAGCTGCGCAGCCGCCAGCTGTCGAAGTTCCGCCGCGATGACCTGGGCTTCATCTTCCAGGACGCGAACCTGCTGGACACGCTAACCGGCTTCGAGAACATCGCCCTGGCCCTTACCATCAAGGGCGAGAAGGCCGACGCCGTCCGCACGAAGGTCGATAGCACCGCGAACATGCTCGGCGTGACGGACGTCCTACGGAAATACCCACGCCAGATGTCAGGCGGCCAGCGCCAACGCGTTGCCGCGGCGCGCGCCATCGTCGCCGACCCGAAGCTGGTCCTTGCCGACGAGCCCACCGGCGCGCTCGATTCGCGCAACGCCGCCGTCCTCCTTGAAACGCTCGAGGTGCTGAACGCAAAGCTGCACGCCACCATCATGATGGTCACGCACGACGCGGTTGCGGCATCATATGCCGACCGCATCCTGTTCATCAAGGACGGCAAGCTGTTCAACGAGCTGCGCCGCGGCGATGATGCCCGAACCGATTTCTACCGGCGCATCCTTGAAGTCCAGGCATTCCTTTCCGGCAAGCAGGGCGACTCCCCCGCTGTGGGCTTCGCGCCCTCGCACACCGCCGATCCGCGCAACTAG
- a CDS encoding sensor histidine kinase produces MNTSIRGNGAATQAPNSLACPEPSSPEAAPGSPADSPHGPAPASPAPAPPAADGQVDRPERAYSFGAYLRSHAGFALGAVALIAIVAGIMAVTASNASAIALVSLCEALFACVALSAGFLRDREFYQQLDLFCDSPENARYLSSILDEPRTLEGSIAYRALAVQGKAASDELAARSRDMKEYRDYIELWVHETKTPIASAQLALASLHGPEIGKVRGDLDRIESRVEQALYYARSATLSEDFSIEEINLAALARKACRQRSRTLIGAGVSLEFVIDEALEVLSDAKWTDFIIGQVLENSAKYGAKTIRFEGTVRNAGTKDGCVELAICDDGDGIPAADVPRVFDRGFTGSQGRTHHKATGMGLHLAAVACERMGLGLRISSEEGTGTTVALTFPLDRTRMDLAGV; encoded by the coding sequence ATGAACACATCGATTCGAGGAAACGGCGCGGCCACGCAAGCGCCCAACTCACTCGCCTGCCCGGAGCCGAGCTCGCCGGAAGCCGCGCCCGGCTCGCCAGCCGACTCGCCGCACGGTCCCGCGCCTGCTTCTCCCGCACCCGCGCCGCCCGCCGCCGACGGCCAGGTCGACCGCCCGGAGCGCGCATATTCCTTCGGCGCATACCTCCGCTCGCACGCCGGGTTCGCGCTCGGAGCGGTCGCCCTGATAGCCATCGTTGCTGGTATCATGGCCGTCACCGCCTCGAACGCTTCGGCGATCGCGCTCGTTTCCCTCTGCGAAGCCCTGTTCGCCTGCGTTGCGCTTTCCGCGGGGTTTTTGCGCGATCGCGAATTCTACCAGCAGCTTGACCTGTTCTGCGACTCGCCCGAAAACGCGCGCTACCTCTCGTCGATCCTGGACGAGCCGCGCACCCTGGAAGGCTCCATCGCCTACCGCGCGCTCGCCGTGCAGGGCAAAGCCGCCTCCGACGAGCTGGCCGCACGATCGCGCGACATGAAGGAGTACCGCGACTACATCGAGCTGTGGGTTCACGAAACCAAAACGCCCATCGCGTCGGCGCAGCTAGCGTTGGCAAGCCTTCACGGGCCCGAGATCGGCAAGGTCCGCGGCGACCTTGATCGCATCGAATCACGCGTTGAGCAGGCGCTTTACTACGCACGCTCGGCAACCTTAAGCGAGGACTTCTCCATCGAGGAGATCAACCTTGCAGCCCTCGCGCGCAAAGCGTGCCGACAACGGTCCCGCACGCTCATCGGCGCAGGGGTCTCGCTCGAGTTCGTCATCGACGAGGCGCTCGAAGTGCTCTCCGACGCGAAATGGACCGACTTCATCATCGGCCAGGTCCTGGAGAACTCGGCGAAGTACGGCGCGAAGACCATCCGCTTCGAGGGCACGGTGAGGAACGCGGGCACGAAAGACGGCTGCGTCGAGCTAGCGATTTGCGACGACGGCGACGGCATCCCCGCCGCCGATGTGCCGCGCGTGTTCGACCGAGGCTTCACAGGAAGCCAGGGCCGCACGCATCACAAGGCAACGGGCATGGGGCTGCACCTAGCCGCCGTGGCCTGCGAGAGGATGGGCCTTGGCCTGCGCATTTCCTCGGAAGAGGGAACGGGCACCACCGTCGCGCTGACCTTCCCCCTCGACCGCACGCGCATGGATTTGGCTGGGGTTTAG